A window from Bacillota bacterium encodes these proteins:
- the thrS gene encoding threonine--tRNA ligase, producing MQNGKEALYPEGTTCLDLYKEKTAENNDLIAVLVNGKECDLHQPLTGNSTVDFVNFDSPQGASIYRHSASHVMAHAVKRLYPTAKMGIGPAIENGFYYDFEFEEPISSDDLEKIEKEMKKIIKERKPIRRKELSREEALKLFREKGEHYKVELINDLPDDVVISCYEQDDFIDLCAGPHLSHTGMVKAFKLTGLAGAYWRGDEKNTMLQRIYGTAFPSKERLEHYLNMLEEARKRDHRKLGKELELFSLHDEGPGFPFLHNNGMVIWQELTDFWRREHRLADYEEIKTPLILARSLWEQSGHWDHFRENMYFTKIDDLDFAVKPMNCPGAILIYRSKMHSYRDLPRRIGEMGIVHRHELSGTLHGLMRVRSFTQDDAHIFMLPEQVESEVAGVIELMDRFYKVFGFDYRVELSTRPEKAMGSLEMWDKATGILEHVLMEREINYRVNEGDGAFYGPKIDFHLEDCLGRSWQCGTIQLDFQMPEKFDLTYIGEDGDKHRPAVIHRVIYGSMERLMALLIEHYGGAFPVWLAPVQTAVIPVTDRSHQYAQAVYDELKKEGFRVTLDQRNEKVGYKIREAQVKKIPYMLIVGDREVESGQVAIRHREKGDLGAGNLADFINALKEAVDLKKNE from the coding sequence ATGCAAAACGGAAAAGAAGCCCTTTATCCTGAAGGTACAACCTGCCTGGATCTTTATAAAGAGAAAACTGCTGAAAATAATGATTTGATTGCAGTGCTGGTGAACGGGAAAGAATGCGATCTGCATCAACCGCTAACAGGAAACAGCACTGTTGACTTTGTCAATTTTGATTCCCCCCAGGGAGCCAGTATTTACCGTCATAGTGCCAGCCATGTAATGGCTCACGCTGTAAAAAGACTCTACCCAACTGCCAAGATGGGTATTGGCCCGGCCATAGAAAATGGTTTCTATTATGATTTTGAATTTGAAGAACCGATTTCATCTGACGATCTTGAAAAGATCGAAAAAGAGATGAAAAAAATAATTAAAGAGAGGAAGCCGATCCGCCGGAAAGAGTTGAGCAGGGAAGAAGCACTGAAGCTATTCCGGGAAAAGGGAGAGCATTATAAGGTTGAGTTAATCAATGACCTACCTGATGATGTGGTAATCAGCTGTTATGAACAGGATGATTTTATCGATCTTTGTGCCGGCCCTCACTTGAGCCATACAGGAATGGTTAAAGCATTTAAGCTGACCGGTCTTGCCGGGGCCTACTGGCGCGGTGATGAAAAAAATACCATGCTCCAGAGAATATACGGAACAGCTTTCCCCAGTAAGGAACGCCTTGAGCATTACCTCAATATGCTTGAAGAGGCAAGGAAGCGAGACCACCGTAAACTGGGTAAAGAACTTGAACTCTTCAGCTTGCACGATGAAGGTCCCGGGTTCCCCTTCCTTCATAATAACGGCATGGTGATCTGGCAGGAGCTAACCGATTTCTGGCGTAGGGAACACCGCCTGGCAGATTACGAAGAGATCAAAACCCCGCTTATACTAGCCAGAAGTTTATGGGAACAATCGGGACACTGGGATCATTTTAGAGAAAACATGTACTTTACAAAAATCGACGATCTGGATTTTGCTGTTAAACCGATGAATTGTCCCGGCGCAATACTGATTTACCGTTCAAAGATGCATAGTTACAGGGATCTTCCACGCCGTATAGGCGAAATGGGTATTGTTCACCGCCATGAATTATCGGGAACACTACACGGTTTAATGCGGGTACGTTCATTTACCCAGGATGATGCGCATATTTTTATGCTTCCCGAACAGGTTGAATCAGAAGTAGCCGGCGTTATCGAGCTGATGGACCGTTTCTATAAGGTTTTTGGATTTGACTACCGGGTTGAGCTGAGCACCAGGCCTGAAAAAGCCATGGGGTCACTGGAAATGTGGGATAAAGCAACCGGAATACTGGAACATGTCCTCATGGAAAGAGAGATAAACTACAGGGTTAATGAAGGTGACGGTGCTTTTTACGGGCCGAAGATAGATTTCCATCTGGAAGACTGCCTGGGAAGAAGCTGGCAGTGCGGTACAATTCAGCTTGATTTCCAGATGCCTGAAAAATTCGATTTGACCTATATCGGTGAGGATGGAGATAAACATCGTCCGGCAGTAATACACCGGGTTATATACGGCTCAATGGAAAGATTGATGGCTCTGTTGATCGAACATTACGGGGGAGCTTTTCCGGTATGGCTTGCACCTGTCCAGACTGCAGTCATTCCCGTTACCGACCGCAGCCATCAATATGCTCAAGCGGTATATGATGAACTGAAGAAAGAAGGATTCAGGGTTACCCTGGATCAGCGCAATGAGAAGGTCGGTTATAAAATCAGGGAAGCCCAGGTGAAAAAAATCCCCTACATGCTGATTGTCGGTGACAGGGAGGTTGAGAGCGGACAGGTAGCGATCCGCCATCGCGAAAAGGGCGATTTGGGAGCAGGGAATCTGGCAGATTTTATAAATGCATTAAAAGAAGCTGTTGATCTGAAAAAAAATGAGTAA
- a CDS encoding permease — protein MKEYQKLLLVIAVFLAAYFIPFESPLVGGAIIEAFHLLQEYAREHVLFCLIPAFFIAGAIANFISQGAVIKYFGSEASRIVAYSVASVSGVILAVCSCTVLPLFSGIYRRGAGLGPAVAFLYSGPAINVLAIVLTARVLGWELGLARAIGAVVFAVIIGLIMAILYRKEDKERLASSMAGMDEDMSETRRPFQNILFFLTLVLILIFATWGQPSEPVGLYNAIFTIKWPAVIVLLIALGFILVKWFKQEERKDWVNTTWDFAKQILPLLFAGVLVAGLLMGRPGTDAGLIPVLYIEVLVGGNSLRANLVASVVGAFMYFATLTEIPILQGLLGAGMGKGPALALLLAGPALSLPNMLVIRSVLGTQKTVAFVTLVVIMATISGMIFGSI, from the coding sequence ATGAAAGAGTACCAAAAACTTTTGTTGGTTATTGCCGTTTTCCTTGCGGCATATTTCATACCATTTGAAAGTCCCCTTGTCGGCGGCGCGATCATTGAAGCATTTCACCTGCTGCAGGAATATGCTCGTGAGCATGTATTATTCTGCCTGATTCCTGCCTTCTTCATTGCCGGGGCGATAGCAAATTTTATTTCCCAGGGTGCGGTGATCAAGTATTTTGGCAGTGAAGCCAGCCGGATTGTTGCTTACTCGGTTGCCTCTGTTTCCGGTGTTATTCTTGCTGTTTGCTCCTGTACCGTGCTTCCCCTTTTCAGCGGGATTTATCGTCGGGGCGCCGGTCTCGGTCCAGCAGTGGCCTTCCTCTATTCCGGACCGGCTATCAATGTCCTGGCCATTGTTTTGACAGCCCGGGTTCTCGGATGGGAGCTTGGTTTAGCCAGGGCGATCGGAGCTGTAGTTTTTGCGGTAATTATCGGGTTGATTATGGCTATTCTTTATAGAAAAGAAGATAAGGAAAGGTTGGCATCAAGTATGGCCGGCATGGATGAGGATATGAGTGAAACACGCAGACCGTTCCAGAATATCCTGTTTTTCTTAACTTTGGTTTTGATTCTCATCTTTGCCACCTGGGGACAGCCATCGGAACCAGTAGGTCTGTATAATGCTATATTCACCATAAAATGGCCGGCTGTTATAGTTCTATTGATTGCTCTCGGTTTTATACTAGTTAAATGGTTTAAGCAGGAAGAACGAAAAGACTGGGTTAACACAACCTGGGATTTTGCCAAACAGATTTTGCCGCTGCTTTTTGCCGGTGTTTTGGTTGCCGGCCTGTTGATGGGGCGTCCGGGGACCGATGCAGGTTTGATTCCCGTCCTCTATATTGAAGTACTGGTCGGCGGTAACAGCCTGAGAGCAAATTTGGTTGCTTCCGTGGTAGGTGCTTTTATGTATTTTGCCACCCTGACAGAAATCCCTATTCTACAGGGCTTGCTCGGCGCAGGGATGGGCAAGGGCCCGGCGCTTGCTTTGCTGTTGGCTGGACCGGCTTTGAGTTTGCCTAACATGTTGGTTATCCGTTCTGTTCTGGGAACGCAAAAAACTGTTGCCTTCGTAACCCTGGTAGTAATCATGGCAACGATATCGGGCATGATCTTCGGCAGCATTTAA
- a CDS encoding diacylglycerol kinase family lipid kinase translates to MQEIKAAVVVNPASANGKTGQKWPEMAAAFENEGLSFVYSLTEAPGHATEITARYLHEGYNLIISVGGDGTANEVINGFFTDGIDDAIRETRAFSFVSTGTGRDLSRTVGIPKDAGEAIRHIIDSPVRPVDAGRVQYINNQGYDEERYFINVAGLGLDGDTVARVNRTSKALGGFISFLWGTVVSLFLYKNQKMKIVVDGKEVCNEPITIVVVGNGCYFGGGMFVAPGAEMDDGLFDIIILRNLSKMNLLINLPRVYRGKHLSHPRIMSLRGKNIEITSSGKALLNLDGEQPGRAPASVELIPGVINLKG, encoded by the coding sequence GTGCAGGAAATAAAAGCTGCCGTGGTTGTAAACCCGGCTTCAGCAAATGGAAAGACCGGTCAAAAATGGCCGGAGATGGCAGCCGCTTTTGAAAATGAAGGGCTGTCATTTGTATATTCCCTGACTGAAGCACCTGGGCATGCCACTGAAATTACGGCCCGTTATCTGCATGAAGGATACAACCTGATAATTTCTGTTGGCGGTGATGGAACAGCGAATGAAGTGATCAATGGTTTTTTTACAGATGGAATTGACGATGCGATTAGAGAAACTAGAGCCTTTAGTTTTGTATCAACCGGGACAGGCCGGGATCTGAGCAGAACGGTAGGTATTCCCAAAGATGCCGGAGAAGCGATCAGGCATATAATTGATAGTCCGGTGAGACCGGTTGATGCCGGCAGGGTTCAATATATAAATAACCAGGGCTATGATGAGGAAAGATACTTTATAAATGTCGCCGGATTGGGCCTGGATGGTGATACCGTTGCCAGGGTTAACCGTACCAGTAAAGCTCTGGGTGGATTTATATCGTTCCTCTGGGGAACCGTGGTCAGCCTTTTTCTCTACAAGAACCAAAAAATGAAGATTGTTGTTGATGGTAAAGAGGTCTGTAATGAACCGATTACTATAGTGGTTGTGGGAAATGGTTGTTATTTTGGGGGCGGTATGTTCGTCGCTCCAGGGGCAGAAATGGATGACGGCCTTTTTGATATTATAATTTTACGTAATCTAAGCAAGATGAACTTATTGATTAATCTCCCCAGGGTATACCGCGGCAAACACCTGAGCCATCCCAGAATAATGAGTCTGCGCGGTAAGAATATCGAGATTACATCCAGCGGGAAAGCGCTGCTTAATCTCGACGGTGAGCAGCCGGGTAGGGCACCGGCTTCTGTTGAACTGATTCCCGGTGTAATAAACCTGAAAGGATAG
- a CDS encoding metalloregulator ArsR/SmtB family transcription factor, protein MKKLIDYFRAMGEETRVKIILMLFREEMCICELMDQLNLSQSAVSHHVKILKQAGLVNDRRDGKWTFYSINKEGFNKQFESLKELIMKPVEQYEYEVKEEPKVECPK, encoded by the coding sequence ATGAAAAAGCTTATTGATTATTTCAGGGCAATGGGTGAGGAGACCAGGGTAAAAATCATTTTGATGCTTTTTCGGGAGGAGATGTGTATCTGTGAGCTTATGGATCAGCTGAACCTTTCCCAGTCTGCAGTATCCCACCATGTAAAAATTCTTAAACAGGCCGGGCTGGTCAATGACAGGCGTGATGGCAAGTGGACTTTTTACTCGATCAACAAGGAAGGGTTTAATAAGCAATTTGAATCTCTAAAAGAGTTGATTATGAAGCCCGTTGAGCAATATGAATATGAAGTAAAGGAAGAGCCGAAAGTTGAATGTCCGAAGTAG
- the rplT gene encoding 50S ribosomal protein L20, whose translation MPRIKRGSVARKRRKKILKLAKGYYGAKSKLFRVANQQVMKSLSYAYRDRRQRKRDFRKLWIARINAAARADGMSYSRFINGLKKADVQINRKVLADLAVNDKPAFTRLVEVAKENA comes from the coding sequence ATGCCTCGCATAAAGAGAGGTTCAGTCGCCCGCAAAAGGCGTAAAAAAATATTAAAACTCGCCAAAGGATACTATGGCGCCAAGAGCAAGCTGTTCAGAGTTGCCAACCAGCAGGTTATGAAGTCACTTTCATATGCCTACCGTGACCGGAGACAGCGTAAACGTGATTTTCGTAAATTGTGGATTGCCAGGATCAATGCTGCAGCCAGGGCTGACGGTATGTCATACAGCCGCTTCATAAATGGATTGAAAAAAGCTGATGTACAGATCAATCGCAAGGTGTTAGCCGACCTGGCTGTAAATGATAAGCCTGCTTTTACCAGGCTGGTTGAAGTGGCTAAAGAAAATGCTTAA
- a CDS encoding AAA family ATPase has product MKIKKIHIAGYRSLKDITWVPGDLNMIIGPNGTGKSNLLRFFELLVAASKGRLAKHIQKSGGIKPILWDGKVDSFSFRLETSSPAVSTVHWEDCLTYEALIRQIGYGSDYQVENELLKRCDQPDASGDDQSLILFQRHKQQATVYNTRGNEMIAPDDAVQTDELLLATAANPFSDCKQINAFQKGLSSWIIYHDLQVHQESSIRQPAISRYETNVSADGQNLISVLHTLYTSNRDFKNNIDTAMQAAFSSEYEELVFPPAADQRIQLRIRWKSLEQEQSAADLSDGTLYFLLLMAILNNPRPPALIAIDEPETGLHPSMLPVIAEHALEASYKTQVIFTTHSSQLLDAFHDTKPVTTVARWQNGETIFKVLDGEELNYWLRTYTLGSLFTSGELEDM; this is encoded by the coding sequence GTGAAAATAAAAAAAATACATATAGCTGGTTACCGATCATTAAAGGACATAACCTGGGTTCCTGGTGATCTGAATATGATCATCGGCCCTAACGGAACAGGTAAATCAAACCTGTTACGTTTTTTTGAACTACTGGTCGCCGCATCAAAAGGACGCCTCGCGAAGCACATTCAGAAGTCCGGTGGAATCAAGCCTATACTATGGGACGGCAAAGTGGATTCATTCAGTTTTCGTTTGGAAACATCTTCTCCAGCTGTTAGCACTGTTCACTGGGAAGATTGTCTGACCTATGAAGCGCTTATCAGACAAATAGGCTATGGCAGTGATTACCAGGTAGAAAACGAACTGTTAAAAAGATGTGATCAGCCTGACGCTTCAGGGGATGACCAGTCTTTAATATTATTTCAGCGACATAAACAGCAGGCCACAGTATACAACACCAGGGGAAATGAGATGATCGCTCCGGATGATGCAGTACAGACAGATGAACTGCTGCTGGCAACAGCGGCGAATCCATTCTCGGACTGTAAACAGATTAATGCTTTTCAGAAAGGGTTAAGTTCATGGATCATCTACCACGATTTACAGGTTCACCAGGAATCATCAATCCGGCAACCTGCGATATCTCGTTATGAAACAAATGTATCTGCCGACGGGCAGAATTTAATCTCCGTTCTTCACACCCTTTATACAAGCAACAGAGACTTTAAAAATAATATCGATACGGCCATGCAGGCTGCTTTCAGCAGCGAATATGAAGAGTTGGTTTTCCCACCTGCCGCCGATCAGCGTATTCAACTAAGAATCAGATGGAAATCGCTCGAACAGGAGCAGAGTGCAGCCGACCTTTCAGACGGCACCCTTTACTTTTTACTCCTGATGGCAATTTTGAACAACCCCCGACCACCTGCTCTCATAGCCATTGATGAACCGGAAACCGGCCTGCACCCTTCAATGCTGCCGGTGATTGCGGAGCATGCTTTAGAAGCTTCATATAAAACCCAGGTTATTTTTACAACCCACTCATCTCAATTATTGGATGCTTTTCATGACACTAAACCTGTAACCACGGTTGCCCGATGGCAAAACGGTGAAACTATTTTCAAAGTATTGGATGGTGAAGAGCTTAATTATTGGCTGCGAACTTATACGCTTGGTTCGCTCTTTACCTCCGGAGAGCTGGAGGATATGTAG
- the arsC gene encoding arsenate reductase (thioredoxin), whose amino-acid sequence MPDRESKKSVLFLCTGNSARSQMAEGFLKTLGKGKYDVFSAGIAPVGVNPHAVKVMAEVGIDISSQTSDPISRELLDKADILITLCGDARENCPVVPVKVENRHWSLDDPARATGAEDVVLNEFRKIRDQIKEYIAELITE is encoded by the coding sequence ATGCCTGACAGAGAAAGCAAAAAGAGTGTGCTCTTTCTTTGCACAGGAAATTCGGCACGGAGCCAGATGGCTGAAGGTTTTCTCAAGACATTGGGTAAAGGCAAATATGATGTATTCAGTGCCGGAATTGCCCCGGTGGGAGTTAACCCTCATGCAGTTAAAGTCATGGCTGAAGTGGGAATTGATATTAGCAGCCAGACTTCTGACCCAATCAGCCGGGAATTACTGGATAAAGCCGATATTTTAATTACTTTATGCGGCGACGCCCGTGAAAACTGCCCGGTTGTACCGGTAAAAGTGGAAAATAGGCACTGGTCTCTTGATGATCCGGCCCGAGCGACGGGAGCAGAGGATGTTGTCTTGAATGAATTCAGGAAAATACGGGATCAGATAAAAGAATATATAGCGGAGTTGATTACGGAATAA
- the infC gene encoding translation initiation factor IF-3: MFVNEQINAREVLVIDADGTQLGVMKTEEALAMAREKKVDLVNVAPSARPPVCRLMDYGKFKYEQSKKDREARKKQKVTTIKEIKLRPNIDKHDFDVKVKRGQKFLENGDKIKVTVMFRGREITHPEIAQKLCQKMAKDLEEYGQVEKPAKQEGRNMIMILTPKS, translated from the coding sequence TTGTTCGTGAATGAACAAATCAATGCCAGGGAAGTGCTGGTTATCGATGCTGATGGTACCCAGCTGGGTGTTATGAAAACGGAAGAAGCTCTGGCTATGGCCCGGGAAAAGAAAGTGGATCTGGTTAATGTAGCTCCGAGCGCCCGACCACCTGTATGCCGTCTGATGGATTACGGTAAGTTCAAGTATGAACAGAGTAAAAAGGATCGGGAAGCACGAAAGAAGCAGAAAGTAACTACTATCAAAGAAATTAAATTGAGGCCCAATATTGATAAACATGATTTTGATGTAAAGGTTAAAAGAGGTCAAAAATTTCTTGAAAACGGAGACAAGATTAAAGTTACAGTCATGTTCAGAGGTCGTGAAATAACTCATCCGGAAATTGCCCAAAAACTTTGCCAAAAGATGGCCAAAGACCTGGAGGAATACGGTCAGGTTGAGAAGCCTGCCAAACAGGAAGGGCGTAATATGATCATGATTTTAACGCCCAAATCATAG
- a CDS encoding DUF4276 family protein, translating to MYFIIFVEGSTEDKILPDFLTKWLNTKLPEKVSVRTVNFKGYANLYKDVAQKAIMHLNSPQSDEIIAIIGLLDLHGPNFYPEELHTVDEKYLWAKQHLEEQVGSPRFRQHFAVHELEAWLLSDSSLFPVEISLALDEASANPEKVNFNRPPSKLLHDLYLGNLNRTYKKVTEGNKLFTSLDPEKVREKCPYFKVFTDDLLELALRSQR from the coding sequence GTGTATTTTATTATCTTTGTCGAAGGCTCTACTGAAGATAAAATTCTTCCGGATTTCCTGACAAAATGGTTAAATACTAAACTGCCTGAAAAAGTTAGTGTTAGAACTGTTAACTTTAAAGGATATGCTAATCTGTACAAAGATGTTGCCCAGAAAGCCATCATGCATCTTAACAGTCCGCAAAGCGATGAAATCATTGCTATAATCGGTTTACTCGATCTACATGGGCCGAATTTTTATCCGGAAGAATTACATACGGTTGATGAAAAATACTTGTGGGCGAAGCAGCACCTGGAAGAACAGGTCGGGTCACCACGATTCAGGCAACATTTCGCCGTTCATGAACTTGAAGCCTGGCTCTTAAGTGACTCTTCACTATTCCCCGTTGAGATATCTTTAGCGTTGGATGAAGCCTCAGCAAATCCAGAAAAAGTAAATTTTAATCGGCCTCCGTCCAAATTGCTCCATGACCTTTACCTGGGAAACCTCAATCGAACCTATAAAAAAGTAACCGAAGGCAATAAACTTTTTACCTCTTTAGACCCTGAAAAGGTCCGCGAAAAGTGTCCTTATTTCAAGGTTTTTACCGATGATCTGCTTGAACTTGCCTTAAGGTCTCAGCGTTGA
- a CDS encoding permease has translation MKRLFEVILYILAVTFLIYSFVRDRKKTKIALMKAWKAFINIFPALAGVLTLIGLVLTVLSPNVITAVLGQNTGIWGMMVTSVIGAITLIPAFVAFPMAASLLSGGAGIMQIAVFVSTLMMVGTVTAPLEVKYFGWKETLLRNGFAYVFSFVAAVIMAYWTYGCRGNNSCALWVRSRELPVWF, from the coding sequence ATGAAAAGATTGTTTGAAGTCATCCTTTACATCCTGGCCGTAACATTTTTGATCTACTCGTTTGTCCGGGACAGGAAAAAGACAAAAATAGCCCTGATGAAAGCCTGGAAAGCTTTTATAAATATATTCCCTGCCCTGGCCGGAGTACTGACATTGATCGGATTGGTGCTGACTGTGCTGTCACCAAACGTAATAACCGCTGTATTGGGTCAAAATACCGGTATCTGGGGTATGATGGTCACTTCTGTAATCGGAGCGATTACCCTGATACCGGCTTTTGTAGCCTTTCCAATGGCGGCCTCTCTGCTCTCAGGCGGTGCCGGAATCATGCAGATAGCAGTGTTTGTTTCAACCCTGATGATGGTAGGGACAGTTACTGCTCCTCTTGAAGTAAAATATTTTGGTTGGAAAGAGACATTGTTGCGAAACGGTTTTGCATATGTGTTTTCATTTGTAGCAGCAGTGATAATGGCTTACTGGACGTATGGGTGCCGCGGGAACAATTCATGCGCTTTATGGGTGAGGAGTCGGGAATTACCGGTGTGGTTTTAA
- a CDS encoding TrkA family potassium uptake protein produces the protein MAKQFLVIGAGRFGSSVAKTLYELGHDVMVVDKNEKLIQEISSEVTDAAVTDAASESSLRALGINNFDAVILAIGYDIQASIMCALLMVEMGAKYTVAKAQTDLHGKVLNKIGINRVIHPERDMGSKLAHSLISPTIIDMIELSDEYSVVEVTAPEEMIGRSLKEIDFRAHYGISIIALRRTNGEQTNIFPVAEDVIKEEDIIVAVGDNKALKKLEWI, from the coding sequence ATGGCTAAACAGTTTTTAGTAATAGGGGCAGGTCGTTTTGGATCAAGTGTTGCAAAGACCTTGTATGAGCTTGGACATGATGTGATGGTTGTTGATAAAAATGAAAAGCTGATCCAGGAGATCAGCAGCGAGGTTACCGATGCGGCTGTAACGGATGCAGCGTCTGAATCCAGCCTGCGCGCCCTGGGGATCAATAATTTCGATGCGGTTATTCTCGCTATCGGTTATGATATCCAGGCCAGTATCATGTGCGCCCTTCTAATGGTTGAGATGGGTGCAAAATATACTGTTGCCAAGGCACAAACCGATCTTCATGGAAAAGTCCTCAACAAGATCGGAATCAACAGGGTTATCCATCCTGAAAGGGATATGGGTTCGAAACTGGCCCACAGCTTAATATCCCCTACCATCATCGATATGATCGAACTTTCAGATGAATACAGCGTGGTGGAAGTCACTGCACCGGAAGAAATGATCGGCAGGTCGCTGAAAGAAATTGATTTTAGAGCTCACTACGGAATCAGTATAATTGCCCTGCGCAGGACAAACGGGGAGCAGACCAATATTTTTCCTGTTGCCGAAGATGTTATAAAAGAAGAAGATATTATTGTCGCGGTTGGTGATAACAAAGCGCTTAAGAAGTTGGAGTGGATATAG
- the arsB gene encoding ACR3 family arsenite efflux transporter, which produces MTAQKEYELGFFHKYLTVWVALCILTGIGLGAAFPGVAQFLNSLSIAQVNIPVAIFLFAMMYPIMVQIDFSEVVNAVKAPKAVLLTLIINWGIKPFTMFFFAWLFMRVIWAPFIGYEIAGEYIAGMILLGIAPCTAMVLVWSYLARGFMGLTLVLVALNSLTMLVLYAPLGNFLLGVAEMSVPFMTIFLSVMLYVGVSLVAGYTSRIRLIKTRGIDWYEKVFLKNMGTISIIALLATLIFLFMLQGGVILDDPLVVGMIAIPLIIQTLVIFLIGYIIAKFIGLTYEEAAPAAMIGASNHFEVAIATAVTIFGLTSGAALSTVVGVLIEVPVMLWLVRICLRSRNWFPAMKKIS; this is translated from the coding sequence ATGACTGCACAAAAAGAGTATGAACTTGGATTTTTTCACAAATACCTGACGGTCTGGGTTGCTTTATGCATACTTACCGGAATTGGTCTTGGAGCGGCTTTCCCCGGGGTAGCGCAGTTCTTAAATTCTCTTTCCATCGCCCAGGTGAATATTCCGGTCGCAATATTTCTCTTTGCCATGATGTATCCGATCATGGTCCAGATTGATTTCAGTGAGGTTGTCAATGCGGTTAAAGCGCCCAAAGCTGTATTGCTCACCCTGATCATTAACTGGGGTATTAAACCATTTACGATGTTTTTTTTCGCCTGGCTCTTTATGAGGGTTATCTGGGCGCCCTTTATCGGTTATGAGATAGCCGGGGAATATATTGCCGGAATGATCTTGCTGGGTATTGCACCCTGCACGGCTATGGTGTTGGTCTGGAGTTACCTCGCCCGCGGTTTCATGGGTTTGACCCTTGTTCTGGTAGCGCTTAACTCACTAACCATGCTGGTTCTGTATGCTCCCCTCGGTAATTTCCTCCTTGGTGTGGCTGAAATGTCTGTGCCCTTTATGACAATATTCCTGAGTGTTATGCTCTACGTTGGTGTTTCCCTGGTAGCCGGCTACACTAGCCGGATCAGGTTGATTAAAACCCGTGGAATTGATTGGTACGAAAAAGTGTTCCTAAAAAACATGGGAACCATTTCAATTATTGCCTTACTGGCTACCCTGATTTTCTTATTCATGCTTCAGGGTGGTGTAATTTTGGATGATCCACTGGTAGTCGGTATGATCGCTATCCCGTTAATTATCCAAACTCTGGTTATCTTCCTGATCGGTTATATTATTGCTAAATTCATTGGATTAACCTACGAAGAAGCAGCACCGGCAGCAATGATTGGAGCCAGCAACCATTTTGAAGTGGCCATTGCAACTGCGGTGACAATTTTTGGTCTCACATCAGGTGCAGCACTATCAACCGTTGTCGGGGTATTGATTGAAGTACCGGTTATGCTCTGGCTGGTCCGGATCTGCCTGCGGAGCCGCAACTGGTTCCCTGCGATGAAAAAAATATCCTGA
- the rpmI gene encoding 50S ribosomal protein L35 yields the protein MPKMKTHRGAAKRFKKTGSGKIKRYRAFASHLTGKKSSKRIRRLRKSTLVKPADTKRVKLLIP from the coding sequence ATGCCTAAAATGAAAACGCACCGCGGTGCGGCAAAACGTTTTAAAAAAACCGGTAGCGGAAAAATTAAACGCTACCGTGCTTTTGCCAGCCACCTGACCGGGAAAAAAAGCAGTAAGCGGATCAGAAGACTGAGAAAATCAACTTTAGTAAAACCGGCAGATACAAAACGGGTAAAACTGCTTATTCCATAA